The following DNA comes from Pseudophryne corroboree isolate aPseCor3 chromosome 8, aPseCor3.hap2, whole genome shotgun sequence.
CAGCATTTAGTTTTATTAGTGGAAGGCCACCATAATTTAGTAGCCCTTGTGCACACACAtgctttaatctggcactgactgtttGCACTAAACAGGTATttattcagggccagattaacaatgggactgattAAAATACAGCTACTGTATAGCTCCAGGCCTCAACATAAGAATAGACCAGTCATCATGCAACACAATGATGACCAGCTGCTAGTTAGACACAGTCAGCCAtacatcataagtattaaaatgttatttctagttTTTCTGGCACAATTATTATGCAAGTCATATATTTATAGGGAGACAGTGGGACTAATAGTGTAAGGGGTGTATACACCGTGGTGGCTTTGGCCACACCtacacagcagcactggtcatAACTCCACCCTTTCTCAGTATATAGGTCCTTCAGCATTTAAAGACCCAAGGCCATGTAGCCCTTAACCCGGCCCTGTATTTGTTACTAATGTGACACATTTCCAAACAGCAGACTTTCTTGGTCTGAGAGAGGCAACTGACTAGTTTTGAGCGCCATAGGATAAGTCACATGATTTGCTCCCATCCAATCACATGTAAGCCTTTCCATTTGACTATTTTCAGCAAAGGGCCATGGGAAAATGTATTGAACACAGAGAATGATGGTCTAGTGTAGAAGAAGAGGTAAGCCTTCTAAATTACTATCTATCAATATACTGTAAGCAATACATACACATTTGCTATAAACAGAAAATACTTTAACAATATAAATCCAACAAGGTTACTATCTACTATTAACACTTTCTCTGTTCATAAGGCGGACACGAGCCATTGAATTACTGCGTTTTGCCACTTCATTTTGGAATTCCGTTGCCGTAAAATAATATATGATTGGGTTCAGACAACAATTAATACTTGCGAGACAAAGAGAGAAGGGGTGTAACGTCATGACAACTTTCTCCACAGTGCAGTTTTGGATTACTTGCGAACTGATCATTACGTAAAAGAAGAAGATGATATGGTATGGAGTGAAGCAGATACAGAATACACATGCGCATGTTATTACCATCCATAGAGCTTTGTGCTTTTCTTTTACGTTCTCACACTGCAGAGATGCATCTTTTAGTCGTGCTCTTGTTTTTAGCGTGCAGTAAGTGATAACAATGAGAGGGATGAGAAATCCGGCCAGCTCTGCTACAGTAAGCATGACAACCGTCGTCACAACATTCATTTGTTTGATTTCAAGGTCGGCAAAACAACTGGTGCTTGTGTTATTCAATCCCACGCTTCTGTAAATTGGGAATGGCAGGCAAGCAGTACC
Coding sequences within:
- the P2RY10 gene encoding putative P2Y purinoceptor 10; the protein is MPVGNLPNCSSASNFRHTLYATTYTAIFIPGLLANIIALWFLHQFINKNNKAIIFMINLALADLAHVLSLPLRIYYYINHTWPFQNFLCLSCFYLKYLNMYASIIFLTLISVQRYVFTANPFKAKDWKRRYDVAISIGVWVVVGTACLPFPIYRSVGLNNTSTSCFADLEIKQMNVVTTVVMLTVAELAGFLIPLIVITYCTLKTRARLKDASLQCENVKEKHKALWMVITCACVFCICFTPYHIIFFFYVMISSQVIQNCTVEKVVMTLHPFSLCLASINCCLNPIIYYFTATEFQNEVAKRSNSMARVRLMNRESVNSR